From a single Isoalcanivorax indicus genomic region:
- a CDS encoding porin family protein codes for MNKLLHMPLIVAGLSLTSAGMAFERNDREAGFYAGASAGYYRINDDDFLDEDDRLKDNRVAWRAYAGFEAGRIFAIEAAYTDFGDTSDGQANMELTGVSGAVLINIPLLEVVAPYGKLGVMSWDRKRSLGPLSNSDSGSDIFYGLGVRFALASNVDMRLEYERYDIDDTDIDMASINLQYRF; via the coding sequence ATGAACAAGCTTCTGCACATGCCATTGATAGTCGCAGGCCTGTCTCTGACCTCAGCCGGTATGGCTTTCGAGAGGAACGATCGGGAAGCCGGTTTCTACGCAGGCGCCAGCGCCGGCTACTATCGGATCAATGATGACGATTTTCTCGACGAAGACGACCGCCTGAAAGACAACCGCGTGGCCTGGCGTGCTTATGCAGGCTTTGAAGCGGGCAGGATATTTGCTATCGAAGCGGCTTATACGGATTTCGGTGACACCAGTGATGGCCAGGCCAACATGGAACTGACTGGCGTGTCGGGTGCGGTGCTGATCAACATACCCTTGCTTGAAGTCGTCGCGCCTTACGGCAAGCTGGGTGTCATGTCCTGGGACCGGAAGCGCTCGCTGGGCCCCTTGAGCAACAGTGACAGCGGCAGTGATATCTTTTATGGTCTGGGTGTCCGATTCGCCCTGGCGTCCAACGTGGATATGCGGCTCGAATATGAGCGTTACGATATTGATGACACCGACATCGATATGGCATCCATCAACCTGCAATACCGCTTCTGA
- a CDS encoding putative solute-binding protein, translating into MTRTLTVALLLLLNMTHATADSARTVCVFSLTGVHGEPFDTLRDFALASQQLGVPLNLRPVTNERVAAEEFQAGQCDAALLTGMRARQFNPFTGSVDAIGGLQDYDSLEMLFTALARPALAPHMRHGPYEIAGLLPLGAAYIFLNDRSINNVGKMAGKRLAVLEHDPAQQMMALRIGAQPVSADISNFANRFNNGAVDVIAAPAAAYMPLEIYRGVGAHGAVVDLPVAQLSLQLVLRHERFPPVYAQQAREYFLDQFSRAMRLVENAESEILFFFPPPDADRGAYDQLLDEARLALTKAGHYDPLMMRLMKRVRCTRQPDRAECTDDRE; encoded by the coding sequence ATGACACGGACTCTCACCGTCGCGCTGTTACTGCTGCTGAATATGACACACGCCACCGCGGACTCCGCCCGTACGGTGTGTGTGTTCAGCCTGACCGGCGTGCACGGTGAGCCGTTTGACACATTGCGTGATTTCGCCCTGGCCTCGCAGCAGCTCGGGGTCCCCCTGAATTTACGGCCCGTGACCAACGAACGTGTCGCCGCCGAAGAGTTTCAGGCCGGGCAATGCGACGCCGCGCTCCTCACCGGCATGCGAGCACGGCAGTTCAATCCCTTTACCGGCAGCGTGGATGCTATCGGCGGTCTGCAGGACTACGACAGCCTGGAAATGCTGTTCACCGCTCTCGCGCGCCCCGCCCTGGCGCCTCATATGCGCCATGGCCCCTATGAAATCGCCGGGCTGTTACCGCTGGGCGCAGCCTACATCTTTCTCAACGACCGCAGCATCAACAACGTCGGCAAGATGGCCGGCAAACGCCTGGCCGTGCTCGAGCATGACCCGGCCCAGCAGATGATGGCGTTGCGCATCGGCGCTCAACCGGTATCGGCGGACATCAGCAACTTTGCCAACCGCTTCAATAATGGCGCCGTGGATGTCATCGCGGCGCCTGCGGCCGCCTATATGCCACTGGAAATCTATCGCGGTGTCGGTGCACACGGGGCCGTGGTCGATCTGCCCGTGGCGCAGCTTTCTCTACAACTGGTGCTGCGCCATGAACGCTTTCCACCAGTCTATGCCCAGCAGGCGCGGGAATATTTTCTCGATCAGTTTTCCCGCGCCATGCGGCTGGTGGAGAACGCCGAAAGCGAAATACTGTTCTTCTTCCCGCCGCCAGACGCCGACCGGGGCGCTTACGACCAGTTACTGGATGAGGCCCGCCTTGCCCTGACGAAGGCGGGCCACTATGACCCACTGATGATGCGACTGATGAAACGGGTGCGCTGCACCCGGCAACCTGACCGGGCGGAGTGCACTGATGATCGGGAATAA
- a CDS encoding YqhA family protein, which produces MIERIFRGSRLLVLVAVVVCAISSVLLYGASVNIILNVALDVVRDIPASADGGKSLAVRLLKLLDLLLIAITFQIIAVSLYRLFIRQVSVEESKFLSALDIRSFHDLKITLSQVAVVILVILFLEQAVQVGATLETLYLGAAIGIVIAASVYAWKHMKH; this is translated from the coding sequence ATGATTGAGCGAATCTTCAGGGGCAGTCGGCTTCTGGTACTGGTGGCGGTAGTCGTTTGCGCCATATCGTCGGTGTTGCTCTATGGGGCTTCAGTCAACATTATCCTGAACGTGGCGCTGGACGTAGTCCGTGATATTCCTGCCTCTGCGGATGGCGGCAAGAGTCTGGCGGTACGATTGCTCAAGTTGCTGGACCTTCTGTTGATCGCAATTACCTTCCAGATCATCGCCGTGAGTCTGTATCGTCTGTTCATCCGGCAAGTGTCGGTAGAAGAGAGCAAGTTTCTGAGCGCTCTGGATATCCGCAGCTTTCATGATCTGAAGATCACCCTGAGCCAAGTGGCGGTGGTCATCCTGGTGATTCTGTTTCTTGAGCAGGCTGTGCAGGTCGGCGCCACACTCGAAACCCTGTATCTGGGCGCAGCGATTGGCATCGTCATCGCGGCGTCGGTGTATGCCTGGAAGCATATGAAGCATTGA
- a CDS encoding Crp/Fnr family transcriptional regulator yields MSDKPSPMQNMLLAALSEPVRDRLLRHLEYVPFPLGLVVQESGDDARYVYFPTDSIVSLLCVADDGGSAEISVVGKDGVVGIALFMGGGSTPSRAIVQSAGGAYRLAGKYLQAEFNHVDPEFRRLMLRYTQALITQMAQTAYCNRHHSIVEQLCRWLLLSLDRLESNKLVMTHELIANMLGVRREGVTEAAGVLYRAGVIEYHRGRITVVNRKKMEEMCCECYAVVKVETDRLMGVSTDIPEKK; encoded by the coding sequence ATGTCCGATAAACCATCGCCAATGCAGAATATGCTGCTGGCCGCCTTGTCAGAGCCGGTTCGGGACAGACTGCTCAGGCATCTTGAATATGTCCCTTTTCCTCTGGGTCTGGTCGTGCAGGAGTCCGGGGATGATGCGCGCTATGTGTATTTCCCGACGGATTCCATCGTGTCGCTGCTGTGTGTTGCGGATGACGGCGGCTCCGCAGAAATATCGGTTGTGGGCAAGGACGGGGTGGTCGGCATCGCGCTCTTTATGGGCGGCGGCAGTACGCCCAGTCGGGCAATTGTTCAGAGTGCGGGAGGCGCATACCGGCTGGCCGGTAAATATCTGCAGGCCGAGTTCAATCATGTTGACCCCGAGTTTCGCCGGCTCATGCTCCGTTATACCCAGGCACTGATCACGCAGATGGCGCAGACCGCATACTGTAATCGTCACCACAGCATCGTGGAGCAGCTTTGCCGTTGGTTGCTGCTGTCCCTGGACCGGCTGGAATCCAACAAGCTGGTCATGACGCATGAGCTGATTGCCAATATGCTGGGGGTCCGCCGTGAAGGCGTGACGGAGGCGGCCGGGGTCTTGTACCGTGCCGGCGTGATCGAGTATCACCGGGGACGGATCACCGTGGTGAACCGGAAAAAAATGGAAGAGATGTGCTGCGAATGCTATGCGGTGGTCAAGGTTGAAACCGATCGCCTTATGGGAGTGTCCACAGACATACCGGAAAAGAAATAG
- a CDS encoding PA4780 family RIO1-like protein kinase, whose protein sequence is MKTPKSLIPLQEEGVISEVLYQLQSGKEATVYRVRAGSEELCAKVYKDATRRSFRQAATYREGRGTRNTRDARAMARGSKFGKQVTEGSWRNAEVDALYRLAEAGVRVPKPYGVFDGILLMELITDDEGQAASRLCELVFSEDEALEIHEELIREVVRMLCAGVVHGDLSQYNILMDAWGPVIIDLPQAVDAAGNPHARGMLERDVNNLRDFFAEFAPALRDTRYAAEIWGLYEDGALTPETPLTGHAEEDLHEADLISVLREIEDARLEEEARQRRMQESEDD, encoded by the coding sequence ATGAAAACCCCCAAGTCATTGATCCCGTTACAGGAAGAAGGCGTTATCAGCGAAGTCTTGTACCAGTTGCAGAGTGGCAAGGAGGCCACGGTGTACCGGGTGCGTGCTGGCAGCGAGGAGCTGTGCGCGAAGGTATACAAGGATGCTACCCGGCGCAGCTTCCGGCAGGCAGCGACCTACCGGGAGGGCCGTGGTACGCGCAACACCCGTGATGCCCGTGCCATGGCCCGGGGTTCGAAGTTCGGCAAGCAGGTGACCGAGGGCAGTTGGCGTAATGCGGAGGTCGATGCCCTGTATCGCCTGGCCGAGGCCGGGGTGCGGGTGCCCAAACCCTATGGGGTGTTCGACGGCATTCTGCTGATGGAGTTGATTACCGACGATGAAGGTCAGGCGGCGTCGCGGTTGTGCGAGCTGGTGTTCAGCGAAGACGAAGCCCTGGAAATACATGAGGAGCTGATCCGTGAGGTGGTGCGCATGCTGTGTGCCGGCGTCGTGCATGGTGACCTGTCGCAGTACAACATCCTGATGGATGCATGGGGGCCGGTGATTATCGACCTGCCGCAGGCGGTGGATGCCGCAGGTAATCCGCATGCCCGGGGCATGCTGGAGCGGGACGTGAACAATCTGCGTGATTTTTTTGCCGAGTTCGCGCCCGCCTTGCGCGACACACGGTATGCCGCCGAAATCTGGGGTCTCTACGAAGACGGCGCCCTGACGCCGGAGACGCCGCTCACCGGGCACGCGGAAGAAGACCTGCACGAGGCGGACCTGATCAGCGTGCTGCGCGAGATCGAAGATGCACGCCTTGAGGAAGAGGCACGCCAGCGCCGCATGCAGGAATCTGAGGACGATTGA
- a CDS encoding N-formylglutamate amidohydrolase, protein MTCEHGGNRVPEPYRYLFEGEQDLLASHRGFDPGALTMAQAMATHFRAPLLASTVSRLVVDLNRSIGHRHLHRQAIFALAAEVRQEIVARFYHPYRLEARRLVAQGVARRGRVVHVSCHSFTDNLDGVLRRADIGLLYDPARPGERALCARWKSVLRVIAPELEVRRNFPYEGRNDGMTTWLRTLFPPDHYLGIELELNQSNVLHPARTWTLLRRSLVTSLNTVLGASAEALP, encoded by the coding sequence GTGACCTGTGAACACGGCGGCAATCGGGTGCCTGAGCCCTATCGGTATCTGTTTGAGGGCGAGCAGGATCTGCTGGCCAGTCACCGTGGTTTCGACCCGGGGGCGCTGACGATGGCGCAGGCCATGGCGACACACTTCCGCGCGCCATTGCTTGCGTCCACGGTCAGTCGCCTGGTCGTGGATCTGAATCGGTCCATCGGCCATCGCCACTTGCATCGGCAGGCCATTTTCGCGCTGGCGGCCGAGGTTCGGCAGGAGATCGTGGCACGCTTTTATCACCCCTATCGTCTGGAAGCCCGACGACTGGTGGCGCAGGGTGTGGCCCGTCGAGGCAGGGTGGTCCATGTGTCCTGCCACAGCTTTACCGACAATCTGGATGGCGTGCTGCGCCGTGCGGATATCGGGCTTTTATATGATCCAGCCCGGCCAGGCGAGCGGGCCCTGTGTGCGCGCTGGAAGTCAGTGCTCAGGGTGATCGCGCCGGAGCTTGAGGTGCGTCGCAACTTCCCCTACGAGGGCCGTAACGATGGCATGACGACCTGGCTCCGGACGCTGTTTCCGCCGGATCACTATCTGGGGATCGAACTGGAGCTGAACCAGAGCAATGTTTTGCACCCCGCAAGGACATGGACGCTGCTGAGGCGATCGCTGGTTACCTCTCTGAATACAGTGCTCGGGGCATCCGCTGAGGCATTACCATGA
- a CDS encoding transglutaminase-like domain-containing protein: MKIRIGYELAFDCPQPTPVILMLNVHASRARDLAVPDRVVAVPSIPIRHYVDGYGNQCTRIVAPRGMLHLSTDAVITDSGLPDVVNPAARQTPVDQLPDEALLYLLGSRYCETEPLTDFAWQQFSHPATGWSRVQAICDYVHHHIEFGYHHARSTRTAWEAYQEKKGVCRDYAHLAIALCRCMNIPARYCAGYLSDIAIPPPYGEMDFAAWFEAFLDGAWYIFDPRNNMPRIGRIPIARGRDAADVAISTTFGRSTLRSFKVHTDEMREIPTP; the protein is encoded by the coding sequence ATGAAGATTCGCATTGGTTACGAACTGGCATTCGACTGTCCCCAGCCCACCCCGGTGATTCTCATGCTGAACGTGCATGCTTCCCGGGCCCGGGATCTTGCGGTGCCTGATCGTGTTGTGGCGGTGCCGTCCATCCCGATCAGGCACTATGTCGACGGTTACGGCAATCAATGTACTCGTATCGTCGCGCCCCGGGGCATGTTGCATCTGTCTACGGATGCGGTAATCACCGACAGCGGCTTGCCGGATGTTGTCAATCCGGCGGCAAGACAGACGCCGGTTGATCAGCTGCCTGACGAGGCCTTGCTGTATCTGCTGGGCAGCCGATACTGCGAAACGGAACCCCTGACAGATTTTGCCTGGCAGCAGTTCAGCCATCCTGCCACGGGCTGGTCGCGGGTCCAGGCGATATGCGATTACGTGCATCACCATATCGAGTTCGGCTATCACCATGCGCGCAGTACCAGAACGGCATGGGAGGCTTATCAGGAGAAAAAAGGGGTGTGCCGCGATTACGCGCATCTGGCCATCGCGCTGTGTCGCTGTATGAATATCCCGGCCCGATACTGCGCGGGTTATCTGAGCGATATCGCTATTCCGCCGCCCTACGGAGAAATGGATTTTGCTGCCTGGTTTGAAGCGTTCCTGGACGGCGCCTGGTACATATTTGATCCGCGCAACAATATGCCGCGTATCGGACGTATTCCTATCGCGCGTGGTCGTGATGCCGCTGATGTGGCGATCAGTACCACCTTCGGCCGCAGCACGCTGAGATCATTCAAGGTGCACACAGACGAAATGCGCGAAATTCCCACTCCCTAG
- a CDS encoding calcium/sodium antiporter codes for MLNVLYIGLGVLLLTCGGEALIRGALAAARRLGVSPLLSGLLIVGFGTSAPELVVSVDAALNARPDIAVGNVVGSNIGNILLILGLCALITPLAVKPLALRRDAVTVVAASILFLVLVGGSALARFDAAILLLALLGYLVWAYRTERFGGAPSGALHEAEAQELTAIPGSAFGIVAASVLGLVLLVLGSRVLLTGAVGIAEAFGVSEAVIGLTLVAVGTSLPELSISVIAAFRRHADVAIGNILGSNIFNLLGILGISALLQPLPVHARILQFDQWVMLAVSLLLLVFLYTGRRLSRIEGGLLVLGYGVYLGLSFTVFGA; via the coding sequence ATGCTGAACGTGCTGTATATCGGCCTCGGGGTGCTGTTGCTCACTTGTGGTGGCGAGGCATTGATAAGAGGCGCGCTGGCGGCTGCCCGGAGATTGGGCGTATCGCCCCTGCTCAGCGGCCTGCTGATCGTTGGCTTCGGCACGTCAGCACCAGAGCTGGTGGTGTCTGTTGACGCGGCGCTCAATGCGCGACCGGACATTGCTGTGGGCAATGTCGTTGGCAGTAATATCGGGAATATTCTGCTGATTCTGGGGCTGTGTGCGCTGATAACACCGCTTGCCGTGAAACCGCTGGCGCTGCGCCGGGATGCCGTGACGGTTGTGGCTGCCAGCATCCTGTTTCTGGTGCTGGTAGGTGGGAGTGCGCTGGCGAGATTCGATGCAGCGATACTGCTGCTTGCGTTGTTAGGGTATCTGGTCTGGGCATATCGAACAGAGCGCTTCGGCGGAGCGCCTTCGGGCGCACTGCACGAGGCGGAGGCGCAGGAGCTGACGGCGATACCTGGCAGTGCGTTCGGGATCGTTGCGGCGTCTGTGCTGGGGCTGGTGCTTCTGGTCCTGGGTTCCCGGGTCTTGCTGACAGGGGCGGTGGGGATCGCGGAAGCATTCGGCGTATCAGAGGCGGTGATCGGCCTGACGCTTGTAGCGGTGGGCACATCGTTGCCAGAGCTTTCGATTTCCGTGATCGCCGCATTTCGGCGGCATGCAGATGTCGCGATCGGGAATATTCTGGGCAGCAATATCTTCAACCTGTTGGGTATTCTGGGGATTTCCGCATTACTTCAGCCGCTGCCGGTCCATGCGCGAATTTTACAGTTTGATCAGTGGGTGATGCTGGCTGTATCGCTGCTGCTGTTGGTCTTCCTGTACACAGGCAGGCGGTTAAGCCGGATTGAAGGCGGATTACTTGTGTTGGGCTACGGTGTTTATCTGGGGCTGAGTTTTACGGTGTTTGGCGCATAG
- a CDS encoding MerR family transcriptional regulator: protein MQIAELEQRTGVSRYTLRYYEKAGLLQEVERRGNNYRDYADKAVERVIMVRQLKALGFSLREIREVLDALRSDSIDCEQGARLMAEKRSAVNRRIAELKEVSLMLGQEQKRLEASAAACREAP from the coding sequence GGTGTGAGCAGGTATACCCTGCGCTATTACGAAAAGGCCGGTCTGCTGCAAGAGGTGGAACGGCGCGGTAACAACTACCGCGACTATGCCGACAAGGCGGTAGAGCGCGTGATCATGGTGCGTCAGCTCAAGGCGCTGGGATTTTCCCTGCGTGAAATCCGCGAGGTGCTGGATGCGCTGCGCAGCGACAGCATCGACTGCGAACAGGGCGCCCGGCTGATGGCCGAAAAACGCTCAGCGGTGAACCGGCGCATCGCCGAACTGAAAGAAGTCAGCCTCATGTTGGGTCAGGAACAGAAGCGTCTGGAGGCCAGTGCAGCGGCCTGTCGTGAAGCGCCATGA
- a CDS encoding diguanylate cyclase domain-containing protein — protein sequence MSDTGQAVLLVEADIDRARRIETSVVVAGEGDFRVEHVATLACALERLACAAFEVVLASMTLPGVDRAEVFSQLRLAAPDALVLPLDENDSERPESPVSMSWLPGALHYVAHRKRAEMAWRKADEALFEEKERARVTLGSIGDAVLVTDVQGNVTYLNQVAESLTGWSCARARGQKLPVVFNITDSGTGKRARNPALHAMAENQTVGLAANCVLHRLDGSEVGIEDSAAPVYDRYGHVTGAVIVFRDVNQSRTVTRKMAWLGSHDSLTGLANRILLEERFKQVISLAHRHARQAAMLFVDMDNFKQINDVFGHRVGDLVLQAVAGNLLHAVRDTDTVCRLGGDEFVILLADVASLAAAEQVAAKLLALVAEPVQVDGHQVSVAMSIGISMYPGDGEDMHALIEHADAAMYQEKRRRSGALS from the coding sequence GTGAGCGATACCGGCCAGGCGGTGCTCCTGGTCGAGGCAGACATCGATCGGGCACGGCGGATAGAAACGTCAGTGGTGGTGGCCGGCGAAGGCGACTTCCGGGTTGAGCATGTGGCGACACTGGCGTGCGCGCTTGAACGTCTGGCCTGCGCCGCGTTCGAGGTGGTGCTGGCCAGCATGACGCTGCCCGGCGTCGACCGTGCCGAGGTGTTCAGCCAGTTGCGGCTGGCCGCTCCGGACGCGCTGGTGTTGCCGTTGGATGAAAACGACAGCGAACGACCGGAAAGCCCCGTGAGCATGAGCTGGTTGCCCGGCGCGCTCCATTATGTGGCGCACCGCAAGCGTGCCGAGATGGCATGGCGCAAGGCGGATGAAGCGCTTTTTGAAGAGAAGGAGCGTGCCAGGGTGACCCTGGGTTCGATCGGTGACGCGGTGCTGGTGACCGATGTGCAAGGCAATGTGACCTACCTCAATCAGGTGGCCGAGAGTCTGACAGGTTGGTCTTGTGCCAGGGCGCGCGGGCAGAAGTTGCCGGTCGTGTTCAATATTACCGACAGTGGCACCGGCAAGCGGGCCAGGAATCCGGCCCTTCATGCGATGGCCGAGAACCAGACCGTGGGCTTGGCCGCCAACTGTGTTCTGCATCGCCTTGACGGGAGCGAGGTCGGCATCGAGGACTCTGCGGCGCCGGTCTATGATCGGTACGGGCACGTCACCGGCGCGGTGATCGTGTTTCGCGATGTCAACCAGTCCCGCACGGTGACGCGCAAGATGGCCTGGCTCGGCAGCCATGATTCGCTCACCGGGCTGGCGAACCGCATCCTGCTGGAGGAGCGCTTCAAGCAGGTCATCAGCCTGGCGCATCGCCATGCCAGGCAGGCGGCGATGCTGTTTGTGGATATGGACAACTTCAAACAGATCAATGACGTGTTCGGTCACAGAGTGGGTGATCTGGTGTTGCAGGCGGTGGCAGGCAATCTGCTGCATGCCGTGCGTGATACCGACACCGTCTGCCGTCTTGGCGGGGATGAGTTTGTCATTCTGCTGGCGGATGTGGCCAGTCTGGCGGCGGCCGAGCAGGTGGCGGCCAAGCTGCTGGCGCTGGTCGCCGAGCCTGTACAGGTAGACGGGCACCAGGTCAGCGTGGCGATGAGCATTGGTATCAGTATGTACCCGGGGGATGGCGAAGACATGCATGCCCTGATCGAGCATGCAGATGCCGCCATGTATCAGGAGAAGCGCCGTCGTTCCGGGGCGCTGTCCTGA
- a CDS encoding peptidase, translating to MTYCVGVMLESGLIFASDSRTHAGVDNFASFSKLSLFERAGDRVIVLLSSGNLAGTQAVISTLRQNEARSGCPSLENAESMFDVALLVSEAMRQVDKRDGQHLTRNAVGFNASFILGGQIKGEAPRLFRLYTEGNFIEAGDQTSYFQTGETKYGKPVIDWVIRRSTSLNDAAKCILVSFDSTMRSNLSVGMPIDLICYKLDSLDVTMRRRFAPGDPYFAALSKEWNAGVRDVFTRLTDLQW from the coding sequence ATGACTTACTGCGTTGGCGTAATGCTGGAGAGCGGCCTGATCTTTGCCTCGGATTCCCGCACCCACGCCGGGGTCGACAATTTCGCCAGCTTCAGCAAACTGAGTCTTTTCGAACGGGCGGGTGACCGGGTGATCGTGCTGCTGAGTTCGGGCAATCTCGCGGGTACCCAGGCCGTCATCAGCACGCTCAGGCAAAATGAGGCGCGGTCGGGTTGTCCCAGTCTGGAGAATGCCGAGTCCATGTTTGATGTCGCCTTGCTGGTCTCGGAAGCCATGCGGCAGGTGGACAAACGCGATGGCCAGCACCTGACCAGAAACGCCGTCGGCTTCAATGCGTCATTTATCCTGGGCGGTCAGATCAAGGGCGAGGCGCCTCGCCTCTTTCGTCTTTATACCGAAGGCAATTTTATCGAGGCGGGTGATCAGACGTCCTACTTCCAGACCGGCGAAACCAAGTACGGCAAGCCGGTCATCGACTGGGTGATCAGGCGTTCCACCAGCCTGAACGATGCGGCAAAGTGCATTCTGGTGTCGTTCGACTCGACCATGCGCAGCAACCTGTCCGTTGGCATGCCCATTGACCTGATCTGCTACAAGCTGGATAGCCTGGACGTGACCATGCGGCGTCGCTTTGCTCCAGGCGATCCCTACTTTGCGGCACTGAGCAAGGAATGGAACGCAGGTGTGCGTGACGTCTTCACTCGGTTGACTGACCTGCAATGGTAG
- a CDS encoding glutathione S-transferase family protein, which translates to MTRILYQFPLSHFAEKGRWLLDAKGLDYQLRNLYPGLHRFYLWPHTRVSTIPALNDNGQWVGDSTAIALHLDNHYPDRPPLLDTNPHRRGAQLAINILAERIGEKVRQLVMSHLIDTPIPVAMYFQDAPVSALKRRMAEATFRAAVKYLYKAHPRHIPATRQALAVLLDQADALAQSRSSDFMVGDTLSLADIALCSMLGPILLPPGTPWSVPDSLDAPAARDSAAHISPDLLAVQQALRERPTGQYALHIYTRHRQATGNWRGHWQAQRNSRLPA; encoded by the coding sequence ATGACTCGTATCCTGTATCAGTTCCCGTTGTCACATTTCGCGGAAAAAGGCCGTTGGCTGCTGGACGCCAAAGGTCTTGATTATCAGCTTCGCAATCTTTATCCGGGGCTGCATCGTTTTTATTTATGGCCGCACACCCGCGTGTCTACCATCCCCGCGCTGAATGACAATGGCCAATGGGTGGGCGACAGCACGGCCATTGCCCTGCATCTGGACAACCACTACCCCGACAGGCCGCCCCTTCTCGACACCAACCCACATCGGCGCGGCGCTCAACTGGCGATCAATATCCTGGCGGAACGCATCGGCGAGAAGGTGCGCCAACTGGTCATGTCGCACCTGATCGACACCCCCATTCCGGTGGCCATGTATTTTCAGGATGCGCCGGTCTCTGCGCTCAAACGTCGCATGGCAGAAGCCACATTTCGCGCCGCCGTAAAATATCTGTACAAGGCGCACCCCCGCCATATCCCCGCCACACGTCAGGCCCTGGCCGTACTGCTTGATCAGGCTGACGCGCTGGCACAGTCGCGCAGCAGTGATTTTATGGTCGGCGACACGTTGAGCCTGGCGGACATCGCCCTGTGCAGCATGCTGGGGCCCATCCTGTTGCCCCCTGGCACACCCTGGTCGGTCCCCGACTCGCTTGATGCGCCAGCAGCACGGGACAGCGCCGCGCACATCAGCCCCGATTTGCTGGCCGTGCAACAGGCGCTGCGCGAGCGCCCGACAGGCCAGTACGCCCTGCACATCTATACTCGCCATCGGCAGGCCACCGGGAACTGGCGCGGCCACTGGCAGGCTCAGCGCAACAGCAGATTACCCGCCTGA
- a CDS encoding TetR/AcrR family transcriptional regulator yields the protein MSTSGKGSTYHHGNLRQALVEAALGLMVETGGTDFSLREAARRVGVTVNASYRHFRNKEALMVAIAAEGFRRFSQALLEGASAGTSARDRLLCSGRAYVRFAQANPSLFRLMFGNFSAGRQDEELVMAGGQALSVLKSALAAFMGKPPESEEVAVAALRAWALAHGMSYLLMDGQLAHLPWDADALIDRVISADS from the coding sequence GTGTCAACATCAGGCAAAGGCAGCACCTATCACCACGGCAACCTGCGTCAGGCGCTGGTCGAAGCCGCACTCGGGCTGATGGTGGAAACGGGCGGCACCGACTTCAGCCTGCGCGAGGCGGCGCGACGGGTCGGGGTGACGGTCAACGCCAGCTATCGCCATTTCCGCAACAAGGAAGCGTTGATGGTGGCGATTGCCGCGGAGGGCTTCCGCCGTTTCAGTCAGGCGTTGCTGGAGGGCGCGTCGGCGGGCACGTCTGCGCGTGATCGCCTGCTGTGCAGTGGGCGCGCTTATGTGCGTTTTGCGCAGGCCAATCCGTCCCTGTTCCGGCTGATGTTCGGCAATTTCAGCGCCGGGCGTCAGGATGAAGAACTGGTGATGGCAGGGGGGCAGGCGCTGAGCGTGCTCAAATCCGCGCTGGCGGCCTTCATGGGCAAACCACCGGAGAGCGAGGAGGTCGCCGTGGCCGCATTGCGTGCGTGGGCCCTGGCACACGGGATGAGCTATTTGCTTATGGATGGACAGTTGGCGCATCTGCCGTGGGACGCCGATGCGCTGATCGACCGTGTGATCAGCGCCGACAGCTGA